A genomic window from Cupriavidus metallidurans CH34 includes:
- the aceE gene encoding pyruvate dehydrogenase (acetyl-transferring), homodimeric type codes for MSAVPEQILGASSANDADPQETHEWLDALQGVLNAEGTERAAFLIDKQIEYARVNGVTQPFHAETPYINTIPVEQQARIPGDQDIEHRIRSYTRWNAMAMVLRANKHTNVGGHISSFASAATLYDVGYNHFWRAPSEQSGGDLVFVQGHSAPGVYSRAFLLGRLTPEQLDSFRQEVDGKGISSYPHPWLMPDFWQFPTVSMGLGPIMAIYQARFMKYLASRGLVNAGDRKVWAFLGDGETDEPESLGAIGMAGREKLDNLVFVINCNLQRLDGPVRGNGKIIQELESEFRGSGWNVIKLIWGSRWDPLLQRDTKGLLMKRMMECVDGEYQTFKAKDGAYVREHFFNTPELKAMVADWSDDDIWRLNRGGHDPHKVYAAYKAASEHKGQPTLILAKTIKGYGMGDAGQAMNVAHQQKKMPVDAIRAFRDQFNIPVADDKLEEVPYLTFPEGSKELEYMRKARMDLGGYLPARRMKAEALKVPELSAFEALIKATGEGREVSTTMAFVRILNTLLKDKQVGKHVVPIVPDESRTFGMEGLFRQVGIWNQEGQKYVPEDHDQLMFYKESQTGQVLQEGINEAGAMCDWIAAATSYSTHGVQMIPFYIYYSMFGIQRIGDLCWAAADMRSRGFLLGGTAGRTTLNGEGLQHEDGHSHVFHAVIPNCISYDPTFQYELAVIMQDGLRRMYAEQEDVYYYLTVMNENYEHPEMPAGVERDIVQGMYQFRKGVENSNAPRVQLLGSGTIFREVIAAADLLKKDWGVESDLWSCPSFTELAREGQEVERHNLLNPTGTQRESFVAQKLKGVRGPVIASTDYIRAFAEQIRPFVPRRYVVLGTDGFGRSDTREKLRHFFEVDRYWVTVAALKALADEGAIGREKVAEAIKKYNLDPNKPNPMSV; via the coding sequence ATGTCCGCTGTACCAGAGCAGATCCTCGGCGCCAGCAGCGCCAACGACGCAGATCCCCAGGAAACGCACGAATGGCTGGACGCCCTGCAGGGCGTCCTCAACGCGGAAGGCACCGAGCGCGCCGCGTTCCTGATCGACAAGCAAATCGAATACGCGCGCGTGAACGGCGTTACCCAGCCGTTCCATGCCGAAACGCCGTACATCAACACCATCCCGGTGGAGCAGCAGGCCCGCATTCCCGGCGACCAGGACATCGAGCACCGCATCCGCTCGTACACGCGCTGGAACGCGATGGCCATGGTGCTGCGTGCCAACAAGCACACCAACGTCGGCGGCCACATCTCGTCGTTCGCCTCGGCGGCCACGCTCTATGACGTGGGCTACAACCACTTCTGGCGCGCCCCGTCGGAGCAGAGCGGCGGCGACCTCGTTTTCGTGCAGGGCCATTCGGCACCGGGCGTCTACTCGCGCGCCTTCCTGCTAGGCCGCCTGACGCCCGAACAGCTCGACAGCTTCCGTCAGGAAGTGGACGGCAAGGGCATCTCGTCGTACCCGCACCCGTGGCTGATGCCGGACTTCTGGCAGTTCCCGACCGTGTCGATGGGCCTGGGCCCGATCATGGCGATCTACCAGGCCCGCTTCATGAAGTACCTGGCCAGCCGTGGCCTGGTGAACGCCGGCGACCGCAAGGTATGGGCGTTCCTGGGTGATGGCGAGACCGACGAGCCGGAATCGCTGGGCGCGATCGGCATGGCCGGCCGCGAGAAGCTGGACAACCTGGTTTTCGTGATCAACTGCAACCTGCAGCGCCTGGATGGCCCGGTGCGCGGCAATGGCAAGATCATCCAGGAACTGGAATCGGAATTCCGTGGCTCGGGCTGGAACGTGATCAAGCTGATCTGGGGCAGCCGCTGGGATCCGCTGCTGCAGCGCGACACCAAGGGCCTGCTGATGAAGCGCATGATGGAATGCGTGGACGGCGAGTACCAGACCTTCAAGGCCAAGGATGGCGCCTACGTGCGCGAGCACTTCTTCAATACGCCGGAACTGAAGGCCATGGTGGCCGACTGGTCCGACGACGACATCTGGCGCCTGAACCGCGGCGGCCATGATCCGCACAAGGTCTACGCGGCCTACAAGGCGGCTAGCGAGCACAAGGGCCAGCCGACGCTGATCCTGGCCAAGACCATCAAGGGCTATGGCATGGGCGATGCCGGGCAGGCCATGAACGTGGCCCACCAGCAGAAGAAGATGCCGGTGGACGCGATCCGCGCGTTCCGCGACCAGTTCAACATCCCGGTGGCGGACGACAAGCTGGAAGAAGTCCCGTACCTGACCTTCCCGGAAGGCTCGAAGGAACTGGAGTACATGCGCAAGGCGCGCATGGACCTGGGCGGCTACCTGCCGGCCCGCCGTATGAAGGCCGAGGCGCTGAAGGTGCCCGAGCTGTCGGCGTTCGAAGCGCTGATCAAGGCCACTGGCGAAGGCCGCGAAGTGTCCACCACGATGGCCTTCGTGCGTATCCTGAACACGCTGCTCAAGGACAAGCAGGTCGGCAAGCACGTGGTGCCCATCGTGCCGGACGAGTCGCGCACCTTCGGCATGGAAGGCCTGTTCCGCCAGGTTGGTATCTGGAACCAGGAAGGCCAGAAGTACGTGCCGGAAGACCATGACCAGTTGATGTTCTACAAGGAATCGCAGACGGGTCAGGTGCTGCAGGAAGGCATCAACGAAGCCGGCGCCATGTGCGACTGGATCGCCGCCGCCACGTCGTACTCGACGCACGGCGTGCAGATGATCCCGTTCTACATCTACTATTCGATGTTCGGCATCCAGCGTATCGGCGACTTGTGCTGGGCCGCCGCCGACATGCGCTCGCGCGGCTTCCTGCTGGGCGGCACCGCTGGCCGCACCACGCTGAACGGTGAAGGCTTGCAGCACGAGGATGGTCACTCGCACGTGTTCCACGCTGTGATCCCGAACTGTATCTCGTACGATCCGACGTTCCAGTACGAACTCGCCGTGATCATGCAGGACGGCCTGCGCCGCATGTATGCCGAACAGGAAGACGTGTACTACTACCTGACGGTGATGAACGAGAACTACGAGCATCCGGAAATGCCGGCTGGCGTGGAACGCGACATCGTCCAGGGCATGTACCAGTTCCGCAAGGGCGTGGAGAACAGCAACGCGCCGCGCGTGCAACTGCTGGGCTCGGGCACGATCTTCCGCGAGGTGATCGCCGCCGCCGACCTGCTCAAGAAGGACTGGGGCGTGGAATCGGATCTGTGGAGCTGCCCGAGCTTCACCGAACTGGCCCGCGAAGGCCAGGAAGTTGAGCGTCACAACCTGCTGAACCCGACCGGCACGCAGCGCGAATCGTTTGTCGCCCAGAAGCTCAAGGGCGTGCGCGGTCCGGTCATCGCGTCCACCGACTACATCCGTGCGTTCGCCGAGCAGATCCGTCCGTTCGTGCCGCGTCGCTACGTGGTGCTGGGCACCGATGGCTTCGGCCGCTCGGATACCCGCGAGAAGCTGCGCCACTTCTTCGAAGTGGACCGCTACTGGGTCACGGTGGCCGCGCTGAAGGCGCTGGCTGACGAAGGCGCGATCGGTCGCGAGAAGGTGGCCGAGGCCATCAAGAAGTACAACCTCGACCCGAACAAGCCGAACCCGATGTCGGTCTGA
- the aceF gene encoding dihydrolipoyllysine-residue acetyltransferase, with product MSQAIEIKVPDIGDYDAVPVIEVHVKPGDTINAEDALVTLESDKATMDVPSPQAGTVKEVRIKVGDSVSEGSVLVMLEPAGAAAAAPAPAAAAAPAAPAPAAAAPAPAAPAAPAPAAAPAGGGTVEVKVPDIGDYDAVPVIEIHVKVGDQINAEDALVTLESDKATMDVPSPQAGTVKEIKVKVGDNVAQGTLILILEAAGGAAAAAPAPAAAPAPAAAAPAPAPAAAAPAPVAAPAVAPAVQGTTGKAAHASPTVRKFARELGVDVSRVPGTAPKGRITQEDVQNYVKSVMSGQTATPSAPAAAAGTGVGLDLLPWPKVDFTRFGEVESKPLSRIKKISGANLHRNWVMIPHVTNCDEADITELEAFRVQLNKENEKAGIKVTMLAFMIKATVAALKKFPNFNASLDGDNLVLKKYFNIGFAADTPNGLVVPVIKDADKKGVLEISQEMSDLAKLARDGKLKPDQMQGGCFSISSLGGLGGTYFTPIINAPEVAIMGVCKSYMKPVWDGKQFAPRLTLPLSLSWDHRVIDGAEAARFNTYFAALLADFRRILL from the coding sequence ATGAGTCAAGCGATTGAAATCAAGGTGCCGGATATCGGCGACTACGACGCCGTTCCCGTCATCGAAGTGCACGTGAAGCCGGGCGACACGATCAACGCGGAAGACGCGCTGGTGACGCTGGAATCCGACAAGGCCACCATGGACGTGCCGTCGCCGCAGGCCGGCACGGTCAAGGAAGTCCGGATCAAGGTGGGCGATAGCGTTTCCGAAGGCTCCGTGCTGGTGATGCTCGAGCCCGCAGGCGCCGCTGCCGCCGCTCCGGCTCCCGCAGCCGCTGCTGCTCCGGCAGCTCCGGCCCCTGCCGCCGCGGCACCCGCGCCGGCGGCTCCCGCTGCCCCGGCTCCGGCCGCTGCCCCTGCTGGTGGTGGCACGGTCGAGGTCAAGGTGCCCGATATCGGCGACTACGACGCCGTGCCGGTCATCGAAATCCACGTCAAGGTGGGTGACCAGATCAACGCCGAAGACGCGTTGGTGACGCTGGAGTCCGACAAGGCCACCATGGATGTGCCGTCGCCGCAGGCCGGCACGGTCAAGGAAATCAAGGTCAAGGTCGGTGATAACGTCGCCCAAGGCACGCTGATCCTGATCCTGGAAGCTGCTGGCGGCGCTGCCGCAGCAGCTCCGGCCCCGGCAGCCGCCCCGGCGCCTGCCGCAGCCGCTCCCGCGCCCGCACCGGCGGCCGCGGCGCCGGCACCTGTTGCCGCGCCGGCCGTCGCGCCAGCGGTGCAGGGTACGACCGGCAAGGCCGCTCACGCCAGCCCGACCGTGCGCAAGTTCGCGCGCGAGCTGGGTGTCGACGTGTCGCGTGTGCCGGGCACCGCTCCCAAGGGCCGCATCACGCAGGAAGACGTGCAGAACTACGTCAAGAGCGTCATGAGCGGCCAGACTGCCACGCCGTCCGCACCGGCTGCCGCCGCCGGCACCGGCGTGGGCCTGGACCTGCTGCCGTGGCCGAAGGTGGACTTCACGCGCTTTGGCGAAGTGGAGTCGAAGCCGCTGTCGCGCATCAAGAAGATCTCTGGCGCCAACCTGCATCGCAACTGGGTCATGATCCCTCACGTCACGAACTGTGACGAAGCGGACATCACCGAGCTCGAGGCATTCCGCGTGCAGCTCAACAAGGAAAACGAGAAGGCTGGCATCAAGGTGACGATGCTTGCGTTCATGATCAAGGCCACCGTTGCGGCGCTCAAGAAGTTCCCGAACTTCAACGCCTCGCTGGACGGCGACAACCTGGTGCTGAAGAAGTACTTCAACATCGGTTTCGCGGCCGACACCCCGAACGGTCTGGTCGTGCCGGTGATCAAGGACGCCGACAAGAAGGGCGTGCTCGAGATCAGCCAGGAAATGAGCGATCTGGCCAAGCTGGCGCGCGACGGCAAGCTGAAGCCTGACCAGATGCAAGGCGGCTGCTTCTCGATCTCGTCGCTCGGCGGCCTCGGTGGCACGTACTTCACGCCGATCATCAATGCGCCGGAAGTGGCCATCATGGGCGTGTGCAAGTCGTATATGAAGCCGGTGTGGGACGGCAAGCAGTTCGCCCCGCGCCTGACGCTGCCGCTGTCGCTGTCGTGGGATCACCGCGTGATCGACGGTGCCGAGGCCGCACGCTTCAACACGTACTTCGCGGCGCTGCTGGCGGATTTCCGCCGGATTCTGCTGTAA
- a CDS encoding Ntn hydrolase family protein has protein sequence MTTCVVVRKGDEVAIGADALVTFGDTRLSRAYERNQKVIPVGDSFVGLAGTTAHFPVMRSLLTGMGEECRLHTRDDVFRTFLKVHEKLKNEYFINTKEDEDDPYESSQIVCLIANSGGIFGVYSYREVFSFDRFWGIGSGRNYALGAMHAVYDRTDLDAGAIARIGVEAGIEFDKSSAAPIDVHTVRLQVATNKDGAA, from the coding sequence ATGACTACCTGCGTTGTCGTCAGGAAAGGTGACGAGGTGGCGATCGGTGCCGATGCGCTGGTGACATTCGGCGATACGCGGCTGTCGCGCGCTTATGAGCGGAACCAGAAGGTGATTCCCGTTGGCGACAGCTTCGTCGGGCTGGCAGGCACCACCGCGCATTTCCCGGTCATGCGCAGCTTGCTGACGGGCATGGGCGAGGAATGCCGGCTGCATACCCGTGACGATGTGTTCCGAACCTTTCTCAAGGTGCATGAAAAGCTCAAGAACGAGTATTTCATCAACACCAAGGAAGACGAGGACGACCCCTACGAGTCATCGCAGATCGTCTGCCTGATCGCCAATTCGGGCGGCATTTTCGGCGTTTATTCGTACCGCGAGGTGTTTTCGTTCGATCGTTTCTGGGGCATTGGCTCGGGCCGCAACTACGCGCTCGGCGCCATGCACGCGGTGTATGACCGCACGGACCTGGATGCCGGAGCGATCGCGAGGATCGGCGTGGAAGCGGGTATCGAGTTCGACAAGAGTTCGGCGGCACCGATCGACGTGCACACGGTACGGCTGCAAGTGGCAACCAACAAAGACGGCGCGGCCTGA